ACTCTCTTCTCTACTACTTCATCTTCTAAGAATAAAGAAGCTCCTGAATCAACTATTCTTACTTTCTTAAACATCTGTTTAACGATAATTTCAATATGCTTATCATTTACAGTAACTCCTTGGTCTCTATACACTTGTTGTACAGATTCTAGGATAAACTGCTCAGCTGCTACAAGTCCTTTAATGTTTAGAACGTCAAATGGAGATATAGCTCCCTCTGTTATCTTATCTCCTGCTTTTACAAGCATTCCGTCAGTAACAACTAGACGCTCTCCAACTGGTACTAGATACTCTTTATAATCACTTGAATCAGAAACTGATTTAACAAGGATTACTCTCATACCTTTCTTCTTCTTACCAGTTACTTCTATCTTACCTTCTATCTCAGTAAGCATTGCTTTACCTTTAGGGTTTCTAGCTTCAAATAGCTCTTGAACTCTTGGAAGACCTCCAGTGATATCTTTTGTTCCGGCTCCCTCTTTAATGATCTTAGCAATGATTTGTCCTTTTTTAATCTCTTCCCCTTCTCTTACCATTAAGTAAGCTCCGAATGGGATAGTATAGCTTCCTTTAGTATTTCCTTCTGCATCAAATACTACAACTCTTGGGTTGATATCTCCAGATTCTACTGGTTTAATTGCCATAAATTCTGTAACATCATACTTTTCATCATAGTTTTCTTTTACATAAAGTTCTCTATACTCAATTCTTCCATCTTGGTCAGCAATAATAGGGATGTGGAACGGATCGAATGTAACTAATGTCTCTCCTATCTCTACATGTTGTCCCTCTTTTACTTTTAATATAGATCCTGATGGAACTTCATAATCATAGTTTCCAATGATTAATTTAGCTGATTGGCTAACTACTATTTCATCTCCATTTTCCTCATTTACTAGTATCTTAACATCTCTGTAAGCTACTTTTCCTGAGTTTTCAGCTCTAACTCCAGTTACTACTGCTGCTGCTGTTGCAACTCCTCCTGTATGGAACGTTCTCATTGTAAGCTGAGTTCCTGGTTCTCCGATTGATTGAGCTGCAATAACTCCAACCGCTTCTCCAAGTAGTATCTCTTTGTGGTTAGATAAGTCCATTCCGTAACATTTTCTACATACTCCCTTTTCAAGAGCACATGTTAATGGAGATCTTATCTTAACTTTTCTTATTCCTAATTCATCTATTTTCTTGATTAGTTCTTTTCCAATTAAAGTATTTCTTGGAGCTACTACTTCCCCTTCAAATACTAAATCTTCTGCAAGAACTCTTCCATTTATTCTTTCTTTTAACTCTTCGATTACCTTACCTTCAGAGATTAGTTCTCCTACTTCAATTCCTTGGTAAGTTCCACAATCTTCTGCATTAACTATAACTTCATGTGATATATCAACAAGTCTTCTTGTTAAGTATCCTGAATCGGCAGTTCTTAGGGCAGTATCTGCTAGTCCTTTTCTTGCTCCGTGTGATGACATGAAGAACTCTAATACTGTTAGTCCTTCACGGAAGTTAGCTTTAATAGGTACCTCGATGATTCTACCTTGTGTATCGGCCATGTTTCCTCTCATTGCCGCTAACTGTCTCATCTGAGAAATGTTACCTCTGGCTCCTGAGTTCGCCATCATGTAAACTGGGTTGAATTGATCTAGTCCATCCATCATTGCCTTTGTAACTGCATCTGTTGCTTCAGACCATACAGTGATAGTTTTTCTATATCTTTCTTCGTTAATGATTTTTCCTGCTTTATAATCAGCTTCGATTTGAGCTACTTGCTCATCTGCTTTTGCTAGGATCTCTTTCTTAGCTTCTGGAATTTCAAGGTCTTCTATACCTACTGATACCCCTGCCATAGCTCCATAATGGTATCCGAAATCCTTAATCTTATTGATTAATTCAGCTGTTTCAGCAAATCCATGTTCATCATATAACTTAGCAATTAATTTCTTTAATTGAGATTTACCAAAAGTTTGGTTATATTGCTTATCTACTTCAGGTAATAGTTCGTTGAACATTAATCTTCCTGGAGTAGTTTCTATCATTTCACCATTTATTCTTACTTTAATCATAGCATGAGTATCTAGTACTCCATTGTGATAAGCTGTTAAAGCTTGAGCTATGTTAGAGAATGCTTTTCCTTCTCCTTTAGAACCTGGTCTCTCTTTTGTCATATAGAAACATCCCATAACCATGTCTTGAGATGGAACTGCTATTGGCTCTCCGTTTGATGGAGATATTATGTTATTTGGTGCTAACATTAATAGTTTTGCTTCCATTATCGCTTCTGGAGATAGCATTAAGTGAACTGCCATTTGGTCTCCGTCGAAGTCAGCGTTAAATGCTGAACATACTAATGGGTGAAGTCTAATTGCTTTTCCTTCTATTAGTACAGGTTCAAATGCTTGTATTGAAAGTCTGTGTAGAGTCGGAGCTCTGTTAAGTAGTACTGGGTGATCTTGAATTACATCCTCGATTACATCCCATACTTTATCGTCTGCTTCTTCAACTAATTTTTTAGCTGTTTTTATGTTACTAGCTAACTCTCTTTTTACTAACTCTCTCATAATGAAAGGTTTATATAGCTCAAGAGCCATTTTCTTAGGAATTCCACATTGGTTCATCTTTAATGATGGTCCAACAACGATAACCGATCTCGCTGAGTAGTCAACCCTTTTTCCAAGTAGGTTTTGTCTAAATCTTCCTTGTTTTCCTTTTAACATATCAGATAGTGACTTTAACTCTCTGTTATTTTGAGCAACTACTGGTTTTCCTCTTCTTCCATTATCTATTAAAGCATCTACTGCTTCTTGTAGCATTCTTTTTTCGTTTTTAACAACGATTTCAGGTGCTTTTATTTCTAACAGTTTTTTAAGTCTGTTATTTCTGTTAATAACTCTTCTATATAGATCATTTAAGTCAGAAGTTGCAAATCTTCCTCCATCTAATTGAACCATTGGTCTTAAATCAGCTGGTATTACTGGAACATTTTTAAGTATCATCCATTCAGGTTTGTTGTTAGAAGCTATAAAATCTCTTACTATTTTTAATCTTTTAACAACTTTCTTTCTCTTTTGAGATGAGCTTACATCATCTAACTCTTTTTCTAACTCTTCTCTTAACTCTTCAAGATTTATCTTTTCAAGAAGTTTTAAAATAGCTTCAGCTCCCATTAAAGCTTCAAATCTATTTCCATATAATTGCTTATATAACTTGTACTCTTTTTCAGTTAAGATTTTTCCTTCTTTTAAATTACTTTCCCCAGTTTCAGTAACTACATATCTTGCAAAATATAGTACTGACTCTAACTCTTTTGGAGATAGTCCTATTATAAGTGACATTTTATTTGGTGTTCCTTTAGAATACCAAATATGAGAAACTGGTGCAGCTAGAGAAATGTGTCCCATTCTCTCTCTTCTTACCTTAGATCTAGTTACTTCTACCCCACATTTTTCACAAACTAGACCTTTATATCTCATTCTTTTATACTTTCCACATGCACATTCCCAATCTTTAGTTGGTCCGAATATTTTTTCACAGAAAAGTCCATCACTTTCTGGATTTAAAGTTCTATAGTTTATTGTTTCAGGTTTTGTAACCTCTCCATGAGACCATTCTTCGATTTTCTCAGGAGATGCTAATCTAATTCTTATTTTCTCAAAACTTCTAATTCCCATTAAATACAAAGCCTCCTTATTGAGATAAAGCTATAAACGACTAGAAATAAGTTAAAGAGAGTCCTCCTTAACTTATTTTCCAATCTTAAAATATCAATTATTTTTTATTAATCTTTAAAGTCATCTAAAGGAGAGTATTCAGTTAAGATCTCTTCTTTATTTAACTCTTCATCTACGTTTATTATATTATCTTCACTATCAAATAGTTCTACATCTAATGCTAGTGCTTGGAACTCTTTTAATAATACTTTAAATGATTCTGGTAAGTCTGCTTCTGGCATCTCTTCACCTTTTATGATAGCTTCATAAGTTTTTGTTCTTCCAGTAACATCGTCTGATTTTACTGTTAACATCTCTTGAAGTATATTAGATGCTCCATATGCTTCTAGTGCCCAAACTTCCATCTCTCCAAGTCTTTGTCCTCCGAATTGAGCCTTTCCTCCTAGTGGTTGTTGTGTTACTAATGAGTATGGTCCAATTGCTCTTGCGTGCATCTTATCTTCAACTAGGTGGTGAAGTTTTAACATATACATTCTTCCTACAGTTACAGGATTATCAAATTTATCTCCTGTTCTTCCATCGTATAGATCAACTTTTCCACTTCTAGGGAATCCTAGTTTTTCTAAGTAATCCTTAACTTGATCTTCTGATGCTCCATCAAATACTGGAGTTGCTATATGTGTTCCACCATTGTAGTTACCCATAGCCATTCCTAAGTGAACTTCTAGTACCTGTCCAATGTTCATACGTGAAGGCACCCCTAGTGGGTTAAGTACAACGTCTAAGTGTGTTCCGTCAGCTAAGAAAGGCATATCTTCTGCTGGTAATACTCTTGATACAACCCCTTTGTTTCCGTGACGTCCTGACATCTTATCTCCAACAGTGATTTTTCTTTTTTCTGCAACTAATATTTTTATAGCTTTATTTACACCAGCTTTTAGTTCATCACCATTTTCTCTTGATAATTCAAGAATTTCTACTACTGTTCCTTTTGAACCATGAGGCATTCTTAATGATGTATCTCTTACATCTCTTGCTTTTTCCCCGAAGATTGCTCTTAATAGTTTCTCTTCTGCAGGTGGTTCAGTTTCTCCCTTAGGAGCAGTTTTTCCTACTAGGATATCTCCTGGTCCTACTTCAGAACCAACAGTTATAATACCATTAGCATCTAATTTTCTTAATGCTTCTTCAGAGATATTAGGGATCTCTCTTGTAATCTCTTCATCTCCTAATTTAGTATTTCTAGCTTCTATTTCATACTCTTCTATATGAATTGATGTAAACACATCATCTTTTCTTAATCTATCAGAAATTAGGATCGCGTCCTCGTAGTTATATCCTTCCCAAGGCATGAACGCCATAAGTATATTTCTACCTAATGCTAAGTCTCCACCTTTTGTTGCTGGTCCATCAGCTAGGATACTTCCAACTTTAACTTCTTCTCCAATAGATACTAAAGGAGTTTGATGTAAACACATAGAAGCGTTTGATCTTTCATAGTTTAATAATCTATATTTATGTTCTTTTCCGTTTTCATCTTCTACAACTATTTTGCTAGCATCTACATAAACAACTTTTCCGTCTACTTTAGATACTACTAAAGCTCCTGAATCTACAGCAACTTTTCTTTCTAGTCCAGTTCCTATATAAGGTGCTTCTGTTCTTAATAATGGTACAGCCTGTCTTTGCATGTTTGATCCCATCAGTGCTCTGTTGGCGTCGTCGTGCTCAAGGAATGGAATTAATCCTGCAGATACAGATACCACTTGTTTAGGAGAGATATCTAGGTAATCAACTTTTTCTCCTGTTATATTTACTATTTCATGTCCAAATCTACAAACAACTTCTCCTAAAAGTTCATTGTTTTCTCCAATTTTAGTATCGGCTTGGGCAATGAATAATCCTTCTTCTTCATCAGCTGCTAAATACTCTATTCTGTCAAAATCAGCTTTTCCATCTACAACTTTAATATATGGAGTTTCTATAAATCCATATTTGTTTATTTTAGCATATATAGCTAACGATCCAATAAGTCCGATGTTTGGTCCCTCTGGAGTCTCTATAGGACAGATTCTTCCATAGTGAGAATCATGTACGTCTCTTACCTCGAATCCCGCTCTTTCTCTTGAAAGTCCTCCAGGTCCTAATGCTGATATTCTTCTCTTATGAGTTAACTCAGATAATGGGTTTGATTGGTCCATGAACTGAGATAATTGACCTGAACCAAAGAAATCTAATATCAATGCATTCAATGGTCTAGTATTTAGAAGTGATTGTGGAGTTAATGTTTCAGAGTCTTGAATAGTCATTTTCTCTCTTACCATTTTTCCCATTTTAGAAAGTCCAGCTTTAATTTGCATTAAAAGTAACTCTCCAACTCCTCTTACCCTTCTATTAGATAAGTTATCTATATCATCAGTATGTCCATTTCCATTGTTTAAGTTGATTACATACTTCATAGTTGCAATGATATCTTCTTTAGTTAAAAGTATCTCATCATCTGCTACATTTAACTTAAGTCTCTTATTCATTTTATATCTTCCAACTGGCTCAAGATCATATCTTTGAGGGTTGAAGAACATTTGTCTAATAAGTGATTTTGCTGATTCTATTGTAACTAAATCTCCTGGTCTTAACTTTTTGAATACTTCAGTTACAGCATCCTCTTTAGTTAATGTCGTATCATTTAATACTGTATTAGCTAGTAATTTATCCTCTGGTTTTACTTCCCAGTAAACTACTTTTTCAATCTTAGCATCTATTAAAGTCTCAATTAATGCCTCATCAATAACAGCATCTACTTCAGCTATTATTTCTCCTGTTTCTTCATCGTATATATCTTCTTTGATGAAGCTTCCTTCAAATTTTGTTCTAAGAACACTTATTAATTCTTCTCTATTTTTATATTTTTGGAATATAGGAGTTAATTCTAATTCCTTTGTTTCTAAAAAGTAATCTTTAATTTCTGTATTGTTCTCAAAAAAATCAATAGCCTTTAAGAATACAGTTGCTAATACTTTTTTCTTTCTATCAATCTTTACACTTAAGAAGTCATTTTTATCAGTTTCAAATTCAAGCCAAGTTCCTTTATATGGAATAATTTTTCCTGAAAATAGATCTTTACCTGTTTGAATATTGATCTCTTTATTAAATGAAACACCTGGTGATCTATGTAATTGCGATACAACAACTCTTTCAGCACCATTTATTACGAAAGTTCCTCTTTCAGTC
This Candidatus Fusobacterium pullicola DNA region includes the following protein-coding sequences:
- the rpoC gene encoding DNA-directed RNA polymerase subunit beta'; its protein translation is MGIRSFEKIRIRLASPEKIEEWSHGEVTKPETINYRTLNPESDGLFCEKIFGPTKDWECACGKYKRMRYKGLVCEKCGVEVTRSKVRRERMGHISLAAPVSHIWYSKGTPNKMSLIIGLSPKELESVLYFARYVVTETGESNLKEGKILTEKEYKLYKQLYGNRFEALMGAEAILKLLEKINLEELREELEKELDDVSSSQKRKKVVKRLKIVRDFIASNNKPEWMILKNVPVIPADLRPMVQLDGGRFATSDLNDLYRRVINRNNRLKKLLEIKAPEIVVKNEKRMLQEAVDALIDNGRRGKPVVAQNNRELKSLSDMLKGKQGRFRQNLLGKRVDYSARSVIVVGPSLKMNQCGIPKKMALELYKPFIMRELVKRELASNIKTAKKLVEEADDKVWDVIEDVIQDHPVLLNRAPTLHRLSIQAFEPVLIEGKAIRLHPLVCSAFNADFDGDQMAVHLMLSPEAIMEAKLLMLAPNNIISPSNGEPIAVPSQDMVMGCFYMTKERPGSKGEGKAFSNIAQALTAYHNGVLDTHAMIKVRINGEMIETTPGRLMFNELLPEVDKQYNQTFGKSQLKKLIAKLYDEHGFAETAELINKIKDFGYHYGAMAGVSVGIEDLEIPEAKKEILAKADEQVAQIEADYKAGKIINEERYRKTITVWSEATDAVTKAMMDGLDQFNPVYMMANSGARGNISQMRQLAAMRGNMADTQGRIIEVPIKANFREGLTVLEFFMSSHGARKGLADTALRTADSGYLTRRLVDISHEVIVNAEDCGTYQGIEVGELISEGKVIEELKERINGRVLAEDLVFEGEVVAPRNTLIGKELIKKIDELGIRKVKIRSPLTCALEKGVCRKCYGMDLSNHKEILLGEAVGVIAAQSIGEPGTQLTMRTFHTGGVATAAAVVTGVRAENSGKVAYRDVKILVNEENGDEIVVSQSAKLIIGNYDYEVPSGSILKVKEGQHVEIGETLVTFDPFHIPIIADQDGRIEYRELYVKENYDEKYDVTEFMAIKPVESGDINPRVVVFDAEGNTKGSYTIPFGAYLMVREGEEIKKGQIIAKIIKEGAGTKDITGGLPRVQELFEARNPKGKAMLTEIEGKIEVTGKKKKGMRVILVKSVSDSSDYKEYLVPVGERLVVTDGMLVKAGDKITEGAISPFDVLNIKGLVAAEQFILESVQQVYRDQGVTVNDKHIEIIVKQMFKKVRIVDSGASLFLEDEVVEKRVVELENEKLQALGKALIKYEPIIQGITKAAVNTGSFISAASFQETTKVLSNAAIEGKVDFLEGLKENVIIGKKIPAGTGFNAYKKIKAKVIEEDLMEQE
- the rpoB gene encoding DNA-directed RNA polymerase subunit beta, producing the protein MGKLVERLNFGRIKERGTMPHFLEFQLDSYEDFLQAKEAPNNRKDKGLESAFREIFPVESSNGDIKLEYVAYELHEAEPPLNDELECKKRGKTYSASLKVRLRLINKKSGNEIQESLVYFGEIPLMTERGTFVINGAERVVVSQLHRSPGVSFNKEINIQTGKDLFSGKIIPYKGTWLEFETDKNDFLSVKIDRKKKVLATVFLKAIDFFENNTEIKDYFLETKELELTPIFQKYKNREELISVLRTKFEGSFIKEDIYDEETGEIIAEVDAVIDEALIETLIDAKIEKVVYWEVKPEDKLLANTVLNDTTLTKEDAVTEVFKKLRPGDLVTIESAKSLIRQMFFNPQRYDLEPVGRYKMNKRLKLNVADDEILLTKEDIIATMKYVINLNNGNGHTDDIDNLSNRRVRGVGELLLMQIKAGLSKMGKMVREKMTIQDSETLTPQSLLNTRPLNALILDFFGSGQLSQFMDQSNPLSELTHKRRISALGPGGLSRERAGFEVRDVHDSHYGRICPIETPEGPNIGLIGSLAIYAKINKYGFIETPYIKVVDGKADFDRIEYLAADEEEGLFIAQADTKIGENNELLGEVVCRFGHEIVNITGEKVDYLDISPKQVVSVSAGLIPFLEHDDANRALMGSNMQRQAVPLLRTEAPYIGTGLERKVAVDSGALVVSKVDGKVVYVDASKIVVEDENGKEHKYRLLNYERSNASMCLHQTPLVSIGEEVKVGSILADGPATKGGDLALGRNILMAFMPWEGYNYEDAILISDRLRKDDVFTSIHIEEYEIEARNTKLGDEEITREIPNISEEALRKLDANGIITVGSEVGPGDILVGKTAPKGETEPPAEEKLLRAIFGEKARDVRDTSLRMPHGSKGTVVEILELSRENGDELKAGVNKAIKILVAEKRKITVGDKMSGRHGNKGVVSRVLPAEDMPFLADGTHLDVVLNPLGVPSRMNIGQVLEVHLGMAMGNYNGGTHIATPVFDGASEDQVKDYLEKLGFPRSGKVDLYDGRTGDKFDNPVTVGRMYMLKLHHLVEDKMHARAIGPYSLVTQQPLGGKAQFGGQRLGEMEVWALEAYGASNILQEMLTVKSDDVTGRTKTYEAIIKGEEMPEADLPESFKVLLKEFQALALDVELFDSEDNIINVDEELNKEEILTEYSPLDDFKD